From one Humulus lupulus chromosome 8, drHumLupu1.1, whole genome shotgun sequence genomic stretch:
- the LOC133797359 gene encoding E3 ubiquitin-protein ligase RSL1-like encodes MSVTVEASQRRPRKKTKMEREEVCEVVDVEDYEFCSQSILAKGTNKSNAISVEQYNENRDLQLAIMASRLQSPHTKPNFIDLSRERFQFLDDQNDDDADIRVRWFNSPKTRKKPFTGPSVTENGQSSNSNNDPSFVCEICAEPKSGSESFSIKGCSHSYCSGCMARYVASKLQDNITRIDCPVSGCNGSLEPEYCRSILPPEVFDRWGTALCEALILGTEKFYCPYKDCSVMLIDDGKEVITNSECPSCYRMFCAQCKVPWHEGIECAEFQKLNKDEREKEDIMLKNLAQNKQWKRCPTCKYYVERSSGCLFIQCRCGTAFCYNCGNIFTNKSTHYCSKCKH; translated from the exons ATGAGTGTGACAGTAGAGGCGAGTCAAAGAAGACCAAGAAAGAAGACCAAAATGGAAAGAGAAGAAGTATGTGAAGTCGTTGATGTTGAAGATTATGAATTTTGCTCTCAATCGATTTTGGCTAAGGGTACCAACAAGTCCAACGCCATTTCTGTGGAGCAGTACAATGAGAATCGCGACCTACAACTCGCTATTATGGCTTCTCGTCTCCAATCTCCTCATACCAAACCCAATTTCATTGATCTTTCTCGAGAAAGGTTCCAGTTTTTGGACGATCAAAACGACGATGACGCTGACATCCGAGTCCGCTGGTTCAACTCACCCAAGACTCGGAAGAAACCCTTTACGGGTCCTTCCGTCACCGAAAACGGGCAGTCTTCAAATTCCAACAACGACCCATCTTTCGTTTGCGAGATATGCGCGGAACCCAAGTCTGGAAGTGAGTCGTTTAGCATCAAAGGTTGTAGCCATTCTTACTGTTCCGGGTGCATGGCCAGGTACGTTGCTTCAAAGCTTCAAGATAACATTACGAGAATCGATTGCCCTGTTTCTGGTTGTAACGGGTCATTGGAGCCCGAGTACTGTCGTTCGATACTTCCCCCGGAGGTGTTTGACAGGTGGGGCACGGCGTTGTGTGAGGCTCTGATTCTTGGGACTGAAAAGTTTTACTGTCCGTACAAGGATTGCTCAGTGATGTTGATCGATGATGGAAAAGAGGTGATAACGAACTCGGAGTGCCCAAGTTGCTATAGAATGTTTTGCGCGCAGTGTAAGGTTCCTTGGCACGAAGGGATTGAGTGTGCGGAGTTTCAGAAGTTGAATAAGGacgagagagagaaggaagataTTATGTTGAAGAACCTTGCTCAGAATAAGCAGTGGAAAAGGTGTCCAACCTGCAAATACTATGTTGAAAGATCATCCGGTTGCTTGTTCATACAATGCAG GTGTGGCACTGCATTCTGCTACAACTGCGGAAATATTTTCACAAATAAGAGTACCCACTATTGTAGTAAATGTAAGCACTGA
- the LOC133795437 gene encoding glutathione S-transferase T3-like, with the protein MVSRNYRPSMEKSSIDLNRETSSTSVSETQPEHSVEGLENVVLHNEDESRHKCKVKWSKEATILLISGWLNTSKDAIVGNDQTSTHFWARIADYFNTNQKGEQARTGRQCKDHWNKMNQKVARFNGCYKRVQLAHHSGWSDEQILENAHQLYKYENNNSNFLLVDCWRLLKDEPKWNTMYQTKGGKRTKVSDTGAFTSSSNADISDDEVREVRPTGQKAAKRKGKEKKDTHARFIEISERKASALEKLVEIKEKEAEDNRMTKYMDYLIMDTSHMTHEQKKDHENLSIF; encoded by the exons ATGGTTTCAAGAAATTATAGGCCAAGTATGGAAAAATCTAGTATTGATTTGAATCGTGAAACATCATCGACATCTGTCTCTGAAACCCAACCTGAACATAGTGTTGAAGGATTGGAAAATGTAGTTCTACACAATGAAGATGAATCAAGGCATAAATGTAAAGTCAAATGGAGCAAGGAAGCCACTATACTTCTGATAAGTGGATGGCTTAATACATCTAAGGATGCCATTGTGGGGAATGACCAGACTTCTACACATTTCTGGGCTCGAATCGCAGATTACTTCAACACCAACCAAAAAGGTGAGCAAGCAAGGACTGGAAGGCAATGCAAAGACCATTGGAACAAGATGAATCAAAAGGTGGCGCGATTCAATGGATGTTATAAACGAGTTCAATTAGCACATCACAGTGGTTGGTCTGATGAGCAAATTCTTGAGAATGCACATCAATTGTACAAATATGAAAATAACAACTCAAATTTTCTGCTTGTGGATTGTTGGAGATTGCTAAAGGATGAGCCGAAATGGAATACAATGTACCAAACAAAAGGTGGTAAGAGAACAAAGGTGTCAGATACAGGGGCatttacttcttcttccaatgcagaCATCAGTGATGATGAAGTACGTGAAGTGCGCCCTACTGGCCAAAAGGCAGCAAagagaaaagggaaggaaaaaaaagacaCACATGCTAGATTTATAGAGATTAGTGAACGGAAAGCATCTGCATTGGAGAAATTGGTGGAGATAAAGGAGAAAGAGGCAGAAGATAATAGGATGACAAAATACATGGATTATCTCATCATGGACACGTCGCATATGACTCATGAACAAAAGAAAGATCATGAAAACTTGT ctatattttaa
- the LOC133793812 gene encoding uncharacterized protein LOC133793812: MCRYVFLRIVQALENHSEYFHTRFDAVGRRGLLPLQKCTAAMRMLAYGAPADYVDEYVRIGETTAIECLVNFVRGVNDIFGTEYLRRPNAGDIRRLLQIGEVRGFPGMLGSIDCMHWEWKNCPVAWKGQFMRGDHGRPTIMLEAVASQDLWIWHSFFGVPGSNNDLNVLNQSPLFTEILQGQAPRVEFAINGTQYNKGYYLADGIYPEWGTFVKTIPLPQGEKRKLFAQCQEAVHKDVERAFGVLQSRFAIVRGPARFLQRDVLKDIMYACIILHNIIVEDERDAYESLVDFNYDDGPTNTPTVEVLHGPISDFPTMLQRNAEIRDRNIHRNLQADLVEHIWSKFGNHFN; the protein is encoded by the coding sequence ATGTGTAGATATGTATTCCTACGCATAGTGCAAGCTCTAGAAAATCATTCAGAGTATTTCCATACGAGGTTTGATGCAGTCGGTAGAAGGGGGCTTTTGCCATTACAAAAGTGCACCGCTGCTATGCGAATGTTGGCATATGGAGCGCCTGCCGattatgttgatgagtatgttcgaATTGGTGAAACTACTGCTATTGAATGTCTAGTCAATTTCGTTCGAGGAGTGAATGATATTTTTGGGACCGAATATTTAAGACGGCCCAATGCTGGGGACATTCGTCGCTTACTTCAAATAGGGGAGGTGCGTGGTTTTCCAGGCATGTTGGGAAGCATTGATTGTATGCACTGGGAATGGAAAAATTGCCCAGTTGCATGGAAAGGACAATTCATGCGAGGTGATCACGGCAGGCCAACAATCATGCTCGAAGCAGTTGCATCACAAGATCTCTGGATATGGCATTCATTTTTTGGTGTTCCGGGATCCAATAATGATCTGAACGTGTTAAATCAATCCCCATTATTCACTGAAATCTTACAAGGGCAAGCTCCAAGAGTTGAGTTTGCAATAAATGGCACACAATACAACAAGGGGTACTATCTAGCAGATGGTATCTATCCAGAGTGGGGTACATTTGTTAAAACTATCCCACTACCTCAAGGagagaaaagaaaattatttgctCAATGCCAAGAAGCGGTACATAAAGATGTTGAGCGAGCATTTGGAGTACTTCAATCTCGTTTTGCTATTGTACGAGGACCTGCACGTTTTTTGCAAAGAGATGTTCTCAAAGATATTATGTATGCATGTATCATATTGCACAATATTATTGTCGAGGATGAAAGAGATGCATATGAGAGTTTGGTTGATTTTAACTATGATGACGGCCCTACAAACACCCCAACAGTTGAAGTATTGCATGGACCTATTTCCGACTTCCCGACAATGCTGCAAAGAAATGCTGAAATTCGTGATAGAAATATTCATCGCAATCTTCAAGCAGACTTGGTGGAACACATATGGTCAAAATTTGGAAatcattttaattag
- the LOC133797357 gene encoding uncharacterized protein LOC133797357, which yields MASLEGRVTYSSLSKLDKEDSQTHYEDDFNDSGWAVPEGNISYPSVSSKSSKQEYYQFPDGSEDFIGDEYDSGEDISNTALTNKTPEVNLKNVLNGIFAILTGSNKSLNVPANKSLPSSNVSFLGSGKDGNTYLHSSVYIPSAPPLLEPTGINYSAYKEVLEAEPPDWVPDSATTVCMQCTAPFTAITRGRHHCRFCGGIFCRNCSKGRCLLPLKFRERNPQRVCDACYDRLDPLQSILINSVSNAVQIAKHDVMDWTCTRGWLNLPVGLSMEHEIYKASNTLRSYCQISRLNSERSIPLAVLNGAKGLAILTVAKAGVVLSYKVGTGLVVARRSDGSWSAPSAISSIGLGWGAQIGGELMDFIIVLHNSEAVKTFCSRMHFSLGAGCSAAAGPIGRVVEADLRAGDKGSGMCYTYSCSKGAFVGVSLEGNLVTTRMDTNLRFYGDPYLTTSDILLGTVDRPKAAEPLYAALDGLYYSLRH from the exons ATGGCATCTCTTGAGGGTAGAGTTACATATTCTTCTCTCTCTAAGCTAGACAAGGAGGACAGCCAAACCCATTATGAAGATGACTTCAATGATAGTGGATGGGCTGTGCCGGAGGGCAATATTAGTTACCCATCAGTATCATCAAAGTCGTCAAAACAAGAATACTATCAATTTCCCGATGGATCAGAAGATTTTATTGgtgacgaatatgattcaggtgAGGATATCAGTAATACCGCACTCACAAATAAGACACCAGAGGTAAATTTGAAAAATGTGCTGAATGGGATATTTGCAATTTTGACCGGGAGTAATAAATCTTTAAATGTTCCTGCGAATAAGTCATTACCCAGTTCAAATGTTTCGTTCCTGGGCTCTGGCAAGGATGGAAATACTTATTTACACTCCTCAGTTTACATTCCCAGTGCCCCGCCCCTTCTCGAGCCCACCGGAATCAATTATAGTGCTTACAAAGAAGTGTTGGAGGCTGAACCCCCTGATTGGGTTCCTGATAGTGCTACTACAGTTTGCATGCAGTGCACTGCTCCTTTTACAGCAATTACTCGCGGACGGCATCATTGTCGGTTTTGTGGGGGAATTTTTTGTAGAAATTGTTCTAAAGGAAGGTGCTTGTTACCTCTCAAGTTTAGAGAGAGGAATCCTCAGAGGGTTTGTGATGCTTGTTATGACAGGCTTGATCCTTTACAGAGCATTCTTATCAACAGCGTTAGCAATGCTGTGCAAATTGCAAAGCACGATGTAATGGATTGGACATGTACAAGAGGATGGTTGAATCTTCCTGTTGGTTTATCCATGGAACATGAGATATACAAAGCTTCCAATACATTGAGAAGTTACTGCCAG ATTAGTAGGCTGAATTCTGAAAGGTCTATTCCTCTAGCTGTTCTTAATGGAGCCAAAGGCCTTGCAATTCTAACTGTTGCTAAAGCTGGTGTTGTTCTTTCTTACAAAGTTGGCACTGGTTTGGTCGTTGCCAGAAGGTCAGATGGATCATGGTCTGCCCCATCTGCCATATCTTCTATTGGCTTAGGGTGGGGTGCTCAG ATTGGTGGTGAACTTATGGACTTCATTATTGTTCTTCATAATTCGGAAGCCGTCAAGACATTTTGTAGCCGCATGCATTTCTCTCTTGGTGCAGGCTGTAGTGCTGCTGCAGGACCTATTGGAAGAGTGGTGGAGGCTGATCTTCGCGCTGGAGACAAAGGTTCAGGCATGTGCTACACATATAGCTGTAGCAAAG GTGCCTTTGTGGGAGTTTCATTGGAAGGGAACCTTGTTACTACGAGGATGGATACTAATCTTCGTTTCTACGGTGATCCTTACCTCACAACATCTGATATATTGCTTGGGACAGTGGACAGGCCAAAGGCTGCTGAGCCTTTGTATGCTGCTCTTGATGGTCTCTATTATAGCCTAAGGCACTAG